A section of the Vibrio vulnificus CMCP6 genome encodes:
- a CDS encoding ABC transporter permease: MKPQLSQLHVLRHDKWLLSCLTWIPILLALLIWGVFSAGIARDLPIGVVDNAHSTLSRKLTHMLDASSTMSVDYQFSDVLQAKNAMIEGKVYAYVIIPDHFDRDIYLKRAPQVSVFYNSQYILIGRLINSAVVQAQGFFNASLETMKSLSHGNSTVQGALGNAVTISTQISPLFNQNTNYAQFLVSAVVPAIWQIMIVVCSILILAANLRVYARKPEHLDRWLGTQPFKVISKTLAAYLPIFLLHGFAFLFWFYFMLDWPFQGHLLPIMIAQLATTIACMIMGAFFFFMTLDAARAMSFAGAFTAPSLAFMGITFPVSDMGSLAQFWRSLLPISHYIEVQVAQASYGTSALTSLTHLLPMVGYVLPAFLAVALAKRHLKKTEATNVPV, translated from the coding sequence ATGAAACCACAACTCTCACAATTGCATGTGTTGAGACACGACAAATGGTTGTTGTCGTGTCTCACTTGGATCCCTATCCTGCTAGCGCTGTTGATTTGGGGCGTGTTCTCAGCGGGCATCGCTCGAGATTTGCCTATCGGCGTGGTGGATAACGCACACAGCACACTCTCGAGAAAGCTAACTCACATGCTGGATGCGTCATCCACGATGAGTGTCGACTATCAGTTTAGCGATGTACTGCAAGCCAAAAATGCCATGATCGAAGGAAAGGTTTATGCCTATGTCATCATTCCGGACCATTTCGATCGCGATATCTACCTGAAACGCGCACCACAAGTCTCGGTGTTTTATAACAGTCAATACATATTGATTGGCCGTTTGATCAATTCTGCCGTAGTGCAAGCCCAAGGCTTCTTTAATGCAAGCCTTGAGACCATGAAATCCTTGAGTCATGGCAATAGCACGGTACAAGGCGCTTTGGGGAACGCTGTCACCATTTCCACGCAAATTTCCCCTTTATTTAACCAAAACACCAACTATGCACAGTTTTTGGTTTCTGCTGTCGTACCGGCGATTTGGCAAATCATGATCGTTGTCTGTTCCATTCTAATTCTCGCCGCCAATTTGCGTGTGTATGCGAGAAAACCGGAACATCTTGATCGATGGCTGGGTACTCAACCATTCAAAGTCATCAGCAAAACACTCGCGGCTTACCTGCCCATCTTCCTCTTGCATGGTTTTGCTTTCCTATTTTGGTTCTATTTCATGCTTGATTGGCCATTCCAAGGCCATTTACTTCCGATCATGATCGCCCAGTTAGCCACCACCATCGCTTGTATGATCATGGGCGCATTCTTTTTCTTCATGACATTGGATGCAGCGCGAGCCATGAGTTTCGCGGGCGCGTTTACTGCCCCAAGCTTAGCGTTTATGGGCATTACTTTCCCAGTTTCAGACATGGGTTCATTGGCGCAATTTTGGCGTAGTTTGCTGCCTATCAGTCACTACATCGAAGTACAAGTCGCACAAGCCAGCTACGGGACGAGCGCGTTAACTTCGCTCACTCATTTGCTACCTATGGTCGGTTACGTACTGCCCGCCTTTTTGGCTGTGGCGCTGGCAAAACGCCATCTAAAGAAAACGGAGGCGACAAATGTCCCTGTTTGA
- a CDS encoding chromosome segregation ATPase, whose product MVTSSNNHHDDQDDVVVIEERDNKTVVYIAVAAILGMAFGGLLGSHFTAKKWEANYQTLEQQYKSTVDDRSTLVANLQTREAELDKELDAKLESELAIRQKEHQAEIEKLQNQLTEMEKLNIALEGQLKTQQSRIDSTQVENEKLNRQADMQANMFERSRELFRREMEISQDLEKLEKERETLVPAFDKLKSECEVYLAGKSWDAKSDACDKQDEASSRLSQIDQLIEVYKMDLKQIRTITQDLGLQ is encoded by the coding sequence GTGGTGACATCGTCAAATAATCATCATGACGATCAAGATGATGTGGTCGTGATTGAAGAGCGTGATAACAAAACGGTTGTCTATATAGCGGTTGCAGCCATTTTAGGCATGGCCTTTGGTGGATTACTCGGCTCACATTTTACTGCCAAGAAATGGGAAGCAAATTACCAGACGCTAGAACAGCAATATAAGTCGACCGTTGATGATCGAAGTACGCTGGTGGCAAATTTGCAAACGCGTGAAGCCGAGCTAGATAAAGAACTGGATGCGAAGTTGGAGAGTGAACTTGCAATTCGTCAGAAAGAGCATCAGGCAGAAATCGAAAAGTTGCAGAATCAACTAACAGAGATGGAAAAGCTTAACATCGCTCTGGAAGGGCAATTGAAAACACAACAGTCTCGCATTGATTCTACCCAAGTTGAGAATGAAAAACTCAACCGTCAAGCGGATATGCAGGCGAATATGTTTGAGCGATCTCGCGAGCTGTTTCGTCGTGAGATGGAGATTAGCCAAGATCTTGAGAAGTTGGAAAAAGAGCGCGAGACTTTGGTGCCCGCTTTTGACAAGCTGAAGAGTGAATGTGAAGTCTATTTGGCTGGGAAATCCTGGGATGCTAAGTCAGATGCGTGTGACAAACAAGATGAAGCGTCGTCCCGTTTAAGCCAGATCGATCAGCTTATCGAAGTGTACAAAATGGATTTGAAACAAATTCGAACCATTACGCAAGATTTAGGATTGCAGTAA
- a CDS encoding helix-turn-helix transcriptional regulator, with the protein MEKDIHSSISRFSQLIDSLYQAPVHPRGFEPFLEQMVGEFRLADAVFHIQSNYRGELVSGWMAGPQIDAVIEYIEQDLARGNIINDFIATNPIGRFYSLDKHIGRQHDLTPQEQKVEDWFDRHGFCDVATALIGHADGNIAFLTVHRNQSESPLDETELYLLEKLVPHIQRAFTLYQQFKTSQQYTNNLTQIISQLPHAALLYDSKGAYVAANHKAKDLIALQENVKLLPSELSFRDARLRHEFLLNIQETLHLVRVKNQDACKVMHLSSQRGGLTLLFVAIGLEAQTIPQGYPLAAESNQLMEEGIGCIIYLYDREKSATLNPTLLKPIFNFTDAETEVCQLLTLGYSRDEIAQLSYRSPHTIKDHIKSIYSKTGTGKQSDLIATILTSPAHTP; encoded by the coding sequence ATGGAAAAGGATATCCATTCATCGATTAGTCGTTTTAGCCAACTTATTGATTCTCTCTACCAAGCTCCTGTTCATCCTCGTGGATTCGAACCGTTTCTAGAGCAAATGGTGGGCGAATTTCGTTTGGCCGACGCAGTCTTTCATATTCAGTCAAACTACCGCGGAGAGCTGGTTTCAGGCTGGATGGCCGGCCCACAAATTGATGCCGTCATTGAATACATAGAGCAAGACCTCGCGCGCGGCAATATCATTAACGACTTCATCGCCACAAACCCCATCGGGCGATTTTATTCTTTAGATAAACATATCGGTAGACAACACGACTTAACCCCGCAAGAGCAGAAAGTCGAAGACTGGTTTGACCGCCACGGTTTTTGCGATGTTGCTACCGCTTTGATTGGCCATGCAGATGGCAACATTGCCTTCCTCACTGTGCATCGAAACCAAAGTGAGTCACCACTGGATGAAACCGAACTTTATCTATTGGAAAAGCTGGTCCCTCACATTCAACGTGCCTTTACGCTTTATCAGCAGTTCAAAACCTCACAGCAATACACTAATAATCTTACCCAAATCATCAGCCAGTTGCCTCACGCAGCGCTGCTTTATGACAGCAAAGGCGCTTACGTTGCCGCTAATCACAAAGCGAAAGATCTCATCGCGTTGCAGGAAAACGTTAAGTTGTTACCTAGTGAGCTCAGCTTCCGTGACGCCAGATTACGCCATGAGTTTCTGCTCAATATTCAAGAAACACTGCATCTTGTCAGAGTCAAAAACCAGGATGCGTGTAAGGTGATGCATCTGTCTTCACAACGTGGTGGGCTAACGCTACTGTTTGTCGCAATCGGCTTGGAAGCGCAAACTATTCCACAAGGCTATCCTCTCGCCGCGGAATCCAATCAGCTTATGGAAGAAGGCATTGGCTGCATCATTTATCTCTACGATAGAGAAAAAAGTGCGACACTCAACCCGACTCTCCTCAAGCCGATTTTCAATTTTACCGATGCGGAAACCGAAGTTTGCCAATTGTTGACGTTAGGCTACAGCCGAGATGAAATTGCTCAACTCAGTTACCGCTCTCCTCACACCATCAAAGATCACATCAAATCTATCTACAGTAAAACCGGCACAGGCAAACAATCTGATCTGATTGCCACCATTCTGACCAGTCCAGCACATACCCCCTAA
- a CDS encoding ABC transporter permease — translation MSLFELFKAEIKALFTNPVVTLTVFGGVVFYSFLYPLPYANQTPREQTISVVNLDMSATSLKLERMVDATPQVHVVRRDYTIEAAKQAFLEGKISGILVIPEHFYRDLLLGKSPTLSYAGDASYFLVYGTVVEGLAQTGGTLAAQVKVSKLIMDGVPLSLAANQYSAVKLNLKPTFNPTMGYVEYVVPAVFVLILQQTLIMAAGLMVGTQKHGHGYWTSQPRWKLLAVRTLVLVGVYYLLSAYYFGASFTMHQVNTLGHATQLLALLLPFLIASCLAGYWLGELLPRRELVTLVVLISSMPLIFLAGFIWPVEMIPTPLLWLAQLSPSTNAIKGFLALNQMGASWQQIANYWSTLWLVAAFWLVLCLFQTVQQRRAAKRLV, via the coding sequence ATGTCCCTGTTTGAGTTGTTCAAAGCGGAGATAAAAGCCCTTTTCACCAACCCGGTGGTGACACTCACCGTCTTTGGTGGTGTGGTTTTCTATTCATTCCTATACCCGCTTCCGTACGCGAATCAAACCCCTCGGGAACAGACAATATCCGTCGTAAATCTCGACATGAGCGCCACGAGTCTCAAGCTGGAACGTATGGTCGATGCAACACCACAAGTGCATGTTGTCCGTCGCGACTATACGATTGAAGCGGCAAAACAAGCGTTCCTAGAGGGAAAAATCAGCGGCATATTGGTAATTCCAGAGCATTTTTATCGTGATTTGTTGCTTGGAAAAAGCCCGACACTCTCCTATGCAGGCGACGCCTCTTACTTTTTGGTCTATGGCACGGTGGTTGAAGGTCTGGCCCAGACCGGAGGCACTTTAGCTGCACAAGTGAAAGTCTCCAAACTGATCATGGACGGTGTGCCCCTTTCTCTGGCAGCCAACCAATACAGTGCGGTAAAGCTAAATCTGAAACCGACCTTTAACCCTACCATGGGATACGTTGAGTATGTTGTGCCCGCGGTGTTTGTGCTGATCCTTCAGCAGACCTTAATCATGGCGGCGGGTTTGATGGTTGGCACGCAAAAACATGGTCACGGATACTGGACTAGCCAACCTCGTTGGAAGCTACTCGCTGTTAGAACTCTGGTATTGGTTGGTGTGTACTACCTTTTAAGCGCGTACTATTTTGGTGCCAGCTTTACCATGCATCAGGTCAACACTTTAGGCCACGCTACCCAGCTGTTGGCGCTCTTGTTACCCTTCCTCATCGCGTCGTGTTTGGCTGGCTATTGGTTGGGCGAGCTGTTGCCGCGACGAGAGCTTGTCACCCTCGTGGTGCTGATTAGCTCAATGCCACTGATCTTCTTAGCAGGTTTCATTTGGCCTGTAGAGATGATACCAACACCGCTACTATGGCTAGCACAACTGAGCCCAAGCACCAACGCGATCAAAGGATTCTTAGCCCTCAATCAAATGGGCGCGAGTTGGCAACAAATCGCCAACTATTGGAGCACCTTGTGGTTAGTGGCCGCGTTTTGGTTGGTACTTTGTCTCTTCCAAACCGTTCAACAACGACGCGCAGCTAAAAGACTGGTTTAA